A single genomic interval of Aureliella helgolandensis harbors:
- a CDS encoding TIGR01212 family radical SAM protein (This family includes YhcC from E. coli K-12, an uncharacterized radical SAM protein.) → MTTSIFSAPDSEFPAVDWRSLGHRYYPLNLYLKQRFGGRVQKISLDGGFTCPNVDGTVAKGGCVFCDNRSFSPSRRVRRDAIASQIQRGIDGLRRRYDTEKFLAYFQPATNTYGPLDKLRTLWETALEDERVVGLVIGTRPDCVPDDVLELVDEFAEHKYVSLELGVQTVHDASLEWMNRGHGHAAAVEAMQRVTGRKFEISLHIMLGLPGESHEMMMATADQVAAWQPAAVKIHNLYAVERTELADQVRSGEVTLMELDEYIEVLADFLERLPPDMVIERISGDAPPSNLVAPQWCLNKGTIKQRLVNVMEARNTFQGSAYQHPSPAT, encoded by the coding sequence ATGACTACGTCAATTTTCAGCGCCCCTGATTCTGAATTCCCAGCCGTCGACTGGCGGAGTTTGGGTCATCGATACTATCCACTGAATCTTTACCTAAAGCAACGATTCGGTGGAAGAGTCCAGAAAATCAGCTTGGATGGAGGGTTCACTTGTCCCAACGTGGACGGGACGGTAGCGAAGGGGGGGTGCGTCTTCTGCGACAACCGCTCGTTCAGTCCCAGTCGGCGAGTTCGGCGGGATGCAATTGCCTCTCAGATTCAGCGCGGTATCGACGGGCTGCGGCGACGCTACGACACTGAGAAATTCTTAGCCTACTTTCAACCGGCAACCAATACCTACGGTCCCTTGGATAAACTCCGGACCCTCTGGGAAACCGCTCTGGAAGACGAGCGGGTGGTGGGGCTGGTAATCGGTACACGTCCCGACTGCGTCCCCGACGATGTCCTCGAACTCGTCGACGAGTTTGCGGAACACAAGTATGTGTCGCTGGAATTAGGGGTCCAAACCGTCCACGACGCCAGCCTGGAGTGGATGAATCGCGGCCATGGGCACGCAGCGGCTGTTGAGGCGATGCAGCGAGTGACAGGACGGAAGTTTGAAATCAGCCTGCACATCATGCTCGGCCTACCTGGAGAATCGCATGAAATGATGATGGCGACTGCTGACCAAGTTGCCGCCTGGCAGCCTGCGGCTGTTAAAATCCATAATCTGTATGCAGTCGAGCGCACTGAATTGGCCGATCAAGTCCGCAGCGGCGAAGTAACGTTGATGGAGCTGGATGAATACATTGAAGTGCTGGCTGACTTTCTTGAACGACTTCCGCCAGATATGGTGATCGAACGCATTTCGGGTGATGCGCCTCCCAGCAATCTGGTCGCTCCCCAATGGTGCTTGAACAAAGGCACCATCAAGCAGCGTTTGGTGAACGTCATGGAGGCGCGGAACACCTTTCAAGGAAGTGCTTACCAGCATCCCTCCCCCGCAACCTAA
- a CDS encoding FHA domain-containing protein produces MAEYGQLVPTGGGDSISLKKDKLLVGRRESCDIVLRFANVSSQHALLTLEAGYWFCKDLGSRNGTKVENLRISRKRLDPGTVIAFAKHAYTVDYDPEALGAFGAPPPDDDHMEEVLRRGLMDRAGLSRRDDKDPFANRNLADDD; encoded by the coding sequence ATGGCTGAATACGGTCAACTTGTACCCACAGGCGGGGGGGATAGCATTTCCCTTAAGAAAGACAAATTGTTGGTGGGTCGACGGGAATCGTGTGATATCGTGTTGCGCTTCGCTAACGTCTCCAGCCAGCATGCGTTGCTCACGCTCGAAGCCGGGTACTGGTTCTGCAAGGACTTGGGGAGTCGCAATGGCACCAAGGTTGAAAATTTGCGAATCAGTCGCAAACGCTTGGATCCCGGTACCGTGATCGCTTTTGCCAAACATGCATATACGGTGGACTACGATCCGGAAGCCTTGGGTGCGTTTGGTGCTCCGCCGCCAGACGATGATCACATGGAAGAGGTCCTGCGTCGTGGTTTGATGGATCGTGCCGGTCTATCGCGGCGAGACGATAAAGACCCGTTTGCCAATCGCAACTTGGCGGATGACGATTAA
- a CDS encoding Dabb family protein, translating to MNSAPRIAHTVYFSLHDSSPANVQALLGECQKYLNNHPGLEFFAVGTPHPDLDRPVNDRAFDVCLNTVFTDLAAHDAYQIEPRHLEFIERNKPSWKQVRVFDSNLEA from the coding sequence ATGAACTCCGCTCCGCGCATTGCACACACGGTCTATTTTTCCTTGCACGACAGCTCGCCCGCCAACGTCCAAGCACTGTTGGGCGAGTGCCAGAAATACCTCAACAACCACCCAGGACTTGAGTTTTTTGCAGTTGGCACACCGCATCCGGATTTGGACCGACCGGTCAATGATAGAGCATTTGACGTTTGCTTGAACACCGTCTTTACCGACCTCGCAGCCCATGATGCTTACCAAATTGAGCCCAGGCATTTAGAGTTCATCGAACGCAACAAGCCGAGTTGGAAGCAAGTGCGCGTGTTCGACTCCAATTTAGAGGCCTAG
- a CDS encoding IS1182 family transposase — MNTQKPSQLARVSRPHRIQVEMHMLSLEDMLPRDHRARIVWSFVKTLDLEPLYEKIVVTKSTVGRNSIAPEILVSLWLLATLDGIGTARELGRRCETDIAYLWTLGNVTVNYHTLSDFRVENGAFLEKTLVDTVASLVAQGLVPLETIAQDGMRVRASAGSSSFRRKPTLESLQQQAQAHVDRLKKESENESDRSDGDARRQAAVERASRERQERLDEALRQFEELSKQRESRRKGDGEKTRVSTTDPDARNMKMANGGFDPAFNVQFATDADSRVIVAVDVINSGTDSGQMAPMHEKVCSTYDKTPKTQLVDSAYATKGDVKTVESKGTEVVSTIPRGSVLESKGKDPHAQQPGESDEYTAFRARMAKEEYKELYKTRPSVAEFPNADCRNRNLRQFKVRGLVKVKAVALWHAVAFNFTRMVNLGALAS; from the coding sequence ATGAATACTCAAAAACCATCGCAGCTTGCTCGTGTTTCCCGCCCCCATCGTATTCAAGTGGAAATGCACATGCTTTCACTTGAAGATATGCTTCCGCGCGACCATCGTGCTCGCATTGTCTGGTCGTTTGTCAAAACGTTGGACCTAGAACCTCTGTATGAAAAGATCGTTGTCACCAAGAGCACCGTTGGCCGCAATAGTATTGCGCCGGAGATACTGGTTTCACTGTGGCTTCTGGCAACCTTGGATGGCATCGGCACAGCCCGAGAACTTGGTCGCCGATGCGAGACGGACATAGCCTATTTATGGACGCTCGGAAATGTCACGGTCAATTATCACACGTTGAGCGACTTTCGAGTGGAGAACGGAGCATTCTTGGAGAAGACGCTCGTTGACACGGTTGCCTCGTTGGTCGCCCAAGGTCTGGTGCCCCTGGAGACCATTGCCCAAGACGGAATGCGCGTTCGGGCTAGTGCAGGCAGTAGTTCGTTTCGCCGCAAGCCGACGCTTGAGTCATTGCAGCAGCAGGCTCAGGCTCACGTAGATAGATTGAAGAAAGAATCCGAGAACGAATCCGATCGTTCCGATGGAGACGCACGTCGCCAAGCGGCAGTCGAACGAGCATCGCGTGAGCGTCAAGAGCGATTAGATGAGGCTTTGCGACAGTTTGAGGAGCTTAGTAAGCAGCGCGAGTCTCGGAGAAAAGGTGACGGCGAAAAGACTCGCGTGAGCACTACGGACCCTGACGCCCGTAATATGAAGATGGCCAATGGTGGCTTCGATCCGGCCTTCAACGTCCAGTTCGCAACCGATGCTGACTCGCGAGTAATAGTCGCTGTCGATGTTATCAACTCGGGAACTGACAGTGGCCAAATGGCACCAATGCACGAGAAAGTGTGCTCAACTTACGACAAGACACCCAAGACGCAATTGGTCGATTCCGCTTACGCAACCAAGGGCGATGTTAAGACCGTGGAGTCTAAAGGGACCGAAGTCGTCTCCACGATCCCCCGTGGATCGGTATTGGAAAGCAAAGGCAAAGATCCTCACGCGCAGCAACCTGGCGAAAGCGACGAATACACAGCGTTTCGCGCGAGAATGGCCAAAGAGGAATACAAAGAGCTTTACAAGACGCGCCCGTCGGTTGCCGAATTTCCCAATGCGGACTGCCGCAATCGGAACCTTCGGCAATTCAAAGTTCGAGGACTGGTGAAGGTCAAAGCGGTAGCGCTATGGCATGCCGTGGCCTTTAACTTCACACGCATGGTAAACCTGGGGGCCTTGGCAAGCTAA